The Cytophagia bacterium CHB2 genome segment ATCCATAACCCCCGGCTTGAAAGAAAACGTACTGGAAACATTTACATCATGGCCATTATCATCGATCCCGAAGAAAAAGAAATTGCCGCTCTGCGGCAAGCTGCCAATTGGCGCGATCGGCGCGTGCTCGAGGCCGGTTGCGGTAACGGCCGTCTGACTCTTCGTCTCGCGCAACTGGGCGCGCTGGTGACGGCGTTCGATCCCAGCGCCGCGCCGGTTCACCAGGCCCAACAGAGCTTGCCCGAACGCTTCCTCGGGCGCGTCGCGTATTACACCGGCTCGGCAGAAGCGTTGCCGCATCCGGATGCGTCGCTCGATCTTGTCGTCTTGTCTTGGTCGCTGTGCTGAATTGCGCATCAGGGCATGGTGCATGCCCTGCGTGAGGCACATCGCGTGCTCAAAACGGCCGGTCTCCTGATCGACCTGCGCCCAAGTGCCGCGCACCGGCAGGTCGGCATTCTGT includes the following:
- a CDS encoding class I SAM-dependent methyltransferase; amino-acid sequence: MPRPPEAKRRIHNPRLERKRTGNIYIMAIIIDPEEKEIAALRQAANWRDRRVLEAGCGNGRLTLRLAQLGALVTAFDPSAAPVHQAQQSLPERFLGRVAYYTGSAEALPHPDASLDLVVLSWSLC